A DNA window from Streptomyces sp. 71268 contains the following coding sequences:
- a CDS encoding PspC domain-containing protein yields the protein MNTALVRPQNSKMIAGVCAGLAQRFGTSATTMRVIFVASCLLPGPQFLLYLALWILLPADNKNRAGAW from the coding sequence ATGAACACCGCTCTCGTACGCCCCCAGAACAGCAAGATGATCGCCGGTGTGTGCGCCGGCCTGGCCCAGCGCTTCGGGACGTCCGCGACCACGATGCGGGTGATCTTCGTGGCCTCGTGTCTGCTGCCGGGGCCGCAGTTCCTGCTCTATCTCGCGCTGTGGATACTGCTGCCGGCCGACAACAAGAACCGGGCCGGCGCCTGGTGA
- a CDS encoding IS5 family transposase (programmed frameshift): protein MVGRGELTDAAWERVVPLLPGVDGRGRPWRDHRQVINGVLWRLRTGAPWRDLPERYGPWQTVYERFARWEADGTWARLLEQVQVRDDSIGAVEWVVSVDSTINRAHQHAAGARKKGAAAGDELEDPAYPSAGQALGRSRGGLTTKLHLACDGRGLPLAVVLTPGNVNDSTVFDTVMDALRVPRASAGRPRLRPDAVIADKAYSSRAIRQSLRGRGIRAVIPERADQKANRLRRGKAGGRPPAFDRELYKARNVVERCFNRLKQFRAIATRFDKLATRYKAGIHLAALILWLRQPNQDPLSDRP from the exons GTGGTGGGTCGTGGAGAGCTGACGGATGCGGCGTGGGAGCGGGTAGTCCCGCTGCTGCCGGGTGTTGATGGTCGTGGTCGGCCGTGGCGGGATCATCGGCAGGTGATCAACGGGGTGTTGTGGCGGTTGCGGACCGGTGCTCCGTGGCGTGACCTGCCCGAACGCTATGGACCGTGGCAGACGGTCTATGAGCGGTTCGCTCGCTGGGAGGCGGACGGTACCTGGGCTCGCCTGCTCGAGCAGGTCCAGGTCCGTGACGACTCCATCGGAGCCGTGGAGTGGGTGGTGTCGGTCGACTCCACGATCAACCGGGCGCATCAGCACGCCGCCGGGGCCCGCA AAAAGGGGGCGGCGGCGGGGGACGAACTGGAAGATCCGGCATATCCGTCGGCTGGCCAGGCGCTGGGCCGCTCCCGCGGCGGGCTGACCACCAAGCTCCACCTCGCCTGCGACGGCCGTGGCCTGCCCTTGGCCGTTGTCCTCACGCCCGGCAACGTCAACGACTCCACCGTCTTCGACACGGTCATGGACGCGCTGAGGGTGCCCCGGGCCAGCGCCGGGCGCCCGCGCCTTAGGCCCGATGCCGTCATCGCGGACAAGGCGTACTCCTCCCGGGCGATCCGCCAGTCCTTGCGAGGCAGAGGCATCCGGGCAGTGATCCCGGAGCGGGCGGACCAGAAGGCCAACCGCCTACGGCGAGGGAAGGCCGGCGGCAGACCGCCGGCCTTCGATCGCGAGCTTTACAAGGCCCGCAACGTGGTCGAGCGCTGCTTCAACCGCCTCAAGCAATTCCGCGCGATCGCCACCCGCTTCGACAAACTCGCCACCCGCTACAAGGCCGGCATCCACCTCGCCGCACTCATCCTCTGGCTCCGCCAACCCAACCAAGATCCTTTGTCAGACAGGCCCTAG